Proteins co-encoded in one Myotis daubentonii chromosome 8, mMyoDau2.1, whole genome shotgun sequence genomic window:
- the LOC132239045 gene encoding zinc finger protein 883-like: MTKERSKTLGEEFNMGTNPVSSRKISHKCDSFGTNLKSVSELILSNRIHAIKKPNFNGCVFLDTMHEKTHTMSKPCDNDQKKSHSHNDYFSQHQKNSASEQLLTYNNCGKAFHEKPAFVTYKGVPTGKNPSEGKKHRTTFMQKLKFSAYLKTLRERKPRESNKNGKSSWVKPKRAHQRTHIGETYSECNKLEKSCSKKSNLTQHQRMHTGGKPDEYNESAEALQKSCHTQDEITHRGEKIYDCNKCGKSFHEKSCLTQHQKIHTTEKHSECNESKKAIKKSCLTQNQRINTGEKSFEGSQCEKSSCKKLKLGQHQRTHLRKRTNKCNESGRALSNKSDLTQNQSFHKGKKTYDCNKCGKVFHKKTDITQHQRTHTGKKPYECNECGKSFFVKSNLTEHQRTHTGEKPYECNECGKSFCQKSALTVHQRTHTGEKPYRCNECGKTFCVKSNLTQHQRTHTGEKPYKCDECWRSFCVKSNLVVHQRTHTGEKPYKCPECGKTFYEKSALTKHQRIHTGEKPYECNECSKTFSQRSALTKHQRRTHKKKTPANTLHGREPVCTSQTY, from the coding sequence atgacTAAGGAGAGAAGTAAAACCTTAGGAGAAGAATTTAATATGGGCACAAACCCAGTGTCTTCAAGAAAAATATCTCATAAATGTGACTCATTTGGAACAAACTTGAAAAGTGTTTCGGAATTAATTCTTAGTAATAGAATCCATGCAATAAAAAAGCCCAATTTCAATGGATGTGTATTCCTTGACACTATGCATGAGAAAACTCATACAATGAGCAAGCCCTGTGACAATGATCAAAAGAAGTCCCACAGTCATAATGATTACTTTAGTCAACATCAGAAGAATTCAGCTTCAGAGCAActtcttacatataataattgtGGGAAAGCCTTTCACGAAAAACCAGCCTTTGTTACATATAAGGGAGTTCCCACAGGAAAGAACCCCTCTGAAGGTAAAAAACATAGAACAACCTTCATGCAAAAGTTAAAGTTCAGTGCTTATCTGAAAACCCTTAGGGAAAGGAAGCCACGTGAATCCAATAAAAATGGGAAATCTTCATGGGTAAAGCCAAAACGTGCACATCAGAGAACTCACATAGGGGAGACATACTCCGAATGTAATAAATTGGAGAAATCCTGTAGCAAGAAGTCAAACCTTACTCAACATCAGAGAATGCACACAGGAGGAAAACCTGATGAGTATAATGAAAGTGCGGAGGCCTTGCAGAAGTCATGCCACACTCAAGATGAGATAACTCACAGAGGAGAGAAAATCTACGACTGTAATAAATGTGGGAAATCCTTCCATGAAAAGTCATGCCTTACTCAACATCAGAAAATTCATACAACAGAAAAACACAGTGAGTGTAATGAAAGTAAGAAAGCCATAAAGAAGTCATGCCTCACTCAAAACCAGAGAATTAACACAGGAGAGAAAAGCTTTGAAGGTAGTCAGTGTGAGAAATCCTCCTGCAAGAAGTTGAAACTTGGTCAACATCAGAGAACACACTTGAGGAAAAGAACCAATAAATGTAATGAAAGTGGGAGGGCTTTAAGTAATAAGTCAGACCTCACTCAAAATCAGAGTtttcacaaaggaaagaaaacctaTGACTGTAATAAATGTGGAAAAGTCTTCCATAAGAAAACAGACATTACTCAACATCAGAGAACACACACAGGgaaaaaaccctatgaatgtaatgaatgtggaaagtcCTTCTTTGTGAAGTCCAACCTCACCGAACATCAGAGaactcacacaggagaaaaaccatatgaatgtaatgaatgtggaaaatccTTCTGCCAGAAGTCAGCCCTCACAGTGCACCAGAGAACTCACACGGGAGAGAAACCGTATcgatgtaatgaatgtgggaaaacctTTTGTGTGAAATCAAACCTTACTCAACATCAAAGGacccacacaggagagaaaccctataaatgtGATGAATGCTGGAGGTCTTTCTGTGTGAAGTCCAACCTTGTCGTACATCAGAGAActcatacaggagagaaaccctacaAATGTCCAGAATGTGGGAAAACTTTCTATGAAAAGTCAGCACTCACaaaacatcagagaattcacacaggggaaaagccctatgaatgtaatgaatgtAGCAAAACCTTCAGCCAGAGGTCAGCCCTCACCAAACATCAAAGAAGAACACACAAGAAGAAAACTCCTGCCAACACTCTCCATGGGAGGGAGCCTGTATGTACAAGTCAAACTTATTGA